From Gemmatimonadaceae bacterium:
CACTTGCTTGCGGTAGATGATCGTGTCGTTGGCGACAGAGGCGTTCATCACCGGGAAGGCTTTGATGCCATCGACGACGGCTTTGATGATGAACGGCAGATACGTGAGCTTCTGACCGGTTGCGGCCTCGAAGTTCGCGCGGTGCTTGGCCCGCAAGCGCGCGACGCGCGTGAAGTCGATCTCCATGAACGACGTCACGTGGGCGGCGGTGCGGCGCGACAGGGCCATGTGCTCGCTGATGAGCGCGCGCATCTTGGACATGGGCTCGACGACATCGCCGGCTTCGGCGGTGGGTGTGGGCCACATGGTGCCTAACGACGCGGCGGCGGCCTGGCGCGGCGCGATCGGTGCGCTCGGGGCCGACGGTGCGGCGGGACGCGGCGCGGCGCCGCCCGCATCCAGGTATTGCATGATGTCCTTCTTCGTCACGCGGCCGGCGATGCCCGAGCCTCGCATGCCGGTGAGCTCGATGCCGTGCTCCGCGGCGATCTTGCGCACGAGCGGCGATGACTTGGTGCGCAGACGGTCCTCGAAGGAATTGCCGCCGCCGTTGCCAGCGTGCACCGGAACGCTTGGGGTCGCCGCAGACGGATGAGACAACTCGGCTGCCGCAGGCGTAGATTCGACAGCGGGGGGGGGCCCCGCGGCCGCACCCGCACCAGCCGATGGCGCCGCACCCGCGCCAACCAACGCCCCCTTCTCCGTCTCCAGACGCGCCACCACCGTCTGCACCGGAACCGTCTGACCCTCCTGCACCAAGATCTCCGCCAACACCCCCGCCGATGGCGCCGGAATCTCCGCGTCCACCTTGTCGGTCGAGATCTCGAAGATCGGCTCGTCGCGCTTCACCTCGTCGCCCACCTTCTTCAACCACTTCGAAAGCGTTCCCTCCGCGATCGACTCGCCCATCTGCGGCATGATCACATCGATGCGTGACACTGGCTCAGCTCCTCTTCGATTGTTTCAATCCCGTCCGAACGGCGCCGCCTGGGCGACGCCGAATACGCCACTGGACCAGGACCATCATCACGATTGCGCCGACGATGCCGCCGCCCAGAAAAAACGTGAACGTGTTGCACGACGGCAGGTCCGTCCCCGCTTTGCACCCCGTCACGGTATCGACGATCTGCGCCAACCCGACGCCAATCATCCCACCGCCAAAAAAGCTTCCCGGCAACAACAGACATCCGATCGCCAGGCGCGGCGGTCCCGTGCGCTCCCGACCCACCTCAGTATGCCGCGAGTTGACGCGCCACCGTCACGATGTCCGACGTCTGTGGCAGCACAAAATCCTCGAGCGGCGGTGAATACGGCAGCGGCACGTCCGCCGCGGTCACGCGAAGAATCGGTGCATCCAGCCACGCGAACGCGCGCTCGGTAATCCGCGCCGTCACTTCACCCGCGACGCCCCCGGTGCGCGTATCCTCGTGCACGATCATCACGCGATTCGTTTTCTTCACCGTCGCCATGATCGCTTCGTCATCCATCGGCAACAGCGAACGCAGATCGAGCACGTCCACCGACAACCCATCTTCCTTTTCCAACTGTTCGGCTGCCTCGAGCGCTTTCCAGACCGTAGCCGCGTACGTGATGATCGACAGATCCCTTCCCTCGCGCGCCAGGCGCGCCTTGCCGATCGGCACCACGTGGTCGCCGTTAGGCAGCTCCTCCTTGATTCGGCGGTACAGATACTTGTGCTCGAAGTACAGCACCGGGTCGTCGTCGCGAATCGCCGCCTTGAGCAGCCCGTACGCGTCGCTCGCCGTGGACGGATACACGATCTTGAGACCCGGCGTGTGCAGGAACGCCGCCTCGGGATTCTGCGAATGGAACGGCCCGCCGCGCACGTATCCGCCGCTCGGACCGCGGACGACGATCGGACACGGCAGGAAGGCGCGATAGCGCGCGGTCGCCACGTAGTTGGTGAGCATGTCGTACGCGCACGAGATGAAGTCGATGAACTGCATCTCGCACACCGGGCGCATGCCCATGTGCGCGGCTCCCGCCGCGGCGCCGACGATGGCCGCTTCGGAAATCGGCGTGTCGATCACCCGCGACTCGCCGTACTTCGCGAGCAGCCCATCCGTCACCTTGAACGCGCCGCCGTAGGCGCCGATGTCTTCGCCTAACACAAAGACGTTCGGGTCGCGGTCCATTTCCTCGAACAGCGCCTGGCGGATCGCTTCGAGATACGTCGTCTCAGCCATTGAAGGTCCCCCAGGCAGCCGGCCGTTCGTTCGCCGTCACGGCACTCGACACACCCTGCCGGTACCACGGCGCCTCGGCCGACGGCGGATTCGCGTATACCCCGACGAGCGCGTCACTCGGTTCGGGCATCGGCGACTGCTCGGCCAGGTCGGTGGCGGTGTCGATCTCGCGCTGCACGCGCGCGTCGATCTCCGTCAGCTCGCCGGCCGAGAGGCCCTCCGCACTCTCCAAGTACGCGACGTACCGGTCCACCGGATCGTTCGTCGACGCCCACCGCGCGATCTCCCCCTCGGGGACGTACGATTGGTTGTCGTGCTCCGCGTGTCCTTTGCGGCGATACGTGAGCAGTTCGATCAACGTCACACCCTCGCCGCGACGCGCACGGTCGACGGCGCGCTTGGTCACATCGTAGGTGGCCAGCACGTCGTTGCCATCCGCCTGCTCGCCCGGAATGCCGTACGCAAGCGCCTTGTCCTTGAACTCCGCCGCCGCCGTTTGCTTGGACGTCGGCGTCGAGTACGCGTAGCCGTTGTTCTCCACGACCACGACTAACGGACACCGTTGGACCGCGGCGAAATTGATGCCTTCGTGGAACGCGCCGGTGGACGTCGCCCCATCGCCGATGTACACGAGACCCACACGATCCTGTCCTCGCATCTTGAAGCTCAGTGTGACGCCGGCCATGACCGGCACCATGTCGCCCAGGTGCGAGATCTGGCCGATGAACCCGCGCTCGAGATCGCCGAAGTGGATGTTGAGCTCGCGGCCGCGCGTGGGCGAGTCGCCCTTGGCCATGTACTGTCGGATGATCTCGAGCGGCTGCGCGCCCTGCACCAGCATCGACCCGAGATTCCGGATGAGCGGCGAGAGGAAATCGCCCTTCGAGCGGTCGAGCGCGTAGGCGCTGCCCACGGCGTCCGCTTCCTGGCCTAACGAGCGGAACAGGCCGCCGATCACCTTGGTCTGCCGGTACAGATTCACCAGCCGCTCCTCGAGCGACCGCGTGAGGCGCATATAGTAGTAGAGCTCCAGCTTCTGCGCCCGGTCGAGTGCGGCCGACGGGGCCTGGGCCGCAGGGGTCACGGCGGTCGCGCGCGATCGGGCCGCGCTCCGCCCGCGCGACGAGGTGCGCGACGCCATCAGTACGCCGCCTCGAGCCGGTGCGCGGGATCGGCGCTCCGGTGCACCTTCACGAAGTACCGTTTGACGTTGCGGTCGAGCCGGCTCTCGCCCGGCTGGTCCGTCTCGGCGTCGATGAACGTGTAGTGGCCGCCTTCCGGTTTGACCTTGAGCGTCATCGTGCCTAACGCACCGGTGTACGACCGCGCGCGCTCCTGCACCGAACCCCGCGTCAGGCCCAACCGGGGGAAGTACTCATCAGCCAGGGCGAGCACGTCGGCCGGCGGAATGTGCGTCCGATGAAAATGGCGCATGGCGATCAGGGAATCTTCGAAGTGTCGGCGTCGACTTCCTGCATCCAGTCCGCCTGCTCGAGCGGATGCACGGAGTCGCGGCGGAATCGCAGGCCCATTGCCCAGTCCCCCGACGTCAGAAAGTTCAAGCGCTCGGCGTAGTAGGTCCCCACTTCAGGACCGGCCGTGAAGCTGTCCCACGTCTTCACGCCGTCACGGTTCTCGGCGTACAGAATGCCCTCGCCGCCTTGAATCGGTTGGTTCGTTTCCTTGTCGCGTACGACGACCTTGTAGCGAACCTTCTCCCTCGCCATTGGCGGAATCGGATCGCTCGAGATCACGAACGCATAGTGCTGCGTGAATGCGCGATAGTCCGTGGGCCGCTGCGTTGGACCGCACGCGGCGACGGCCGCTGCGGCAACCGCGCCCGCGAACACCGCCGCCAGACGCTTCACGACGCGTAGTACTCCATGCCTAAATGCGTGATCTGCTCTTCGCCCATCAGGTGACGCAGCGTGTTCTTGAGCTTCGTTTGCTGGATGAACAGATCGTGCTCCGGCTGCAGGCCCGGCGCGGCCATCGGACTCTTGAAATAGAATGACAGCCATTCCTGAATCCCCTTCAACCCCGCCCGCTGCGCAAAGTCCATGAACAGGGCGAGGTCGAGCACGATCGGCGCCGCGAGAATCGAGTCGCGGCACAGGAAGTTCACTTTGATCTGCATGGGGTAGCCCAGCCACCCCTTGATGTCGATGTTGTCCCAGCCTTCCTTGTTGTCGCCGCGCGGCGGGTAGTAGTTGATCCGCACCACGTGCGAGAAATCCTTGTACAACTCCGGATACTGCTCCGGCTGCAGGATGGTGTGCAGCACGCTGAGCTTCGACTCCTCCTTCGTCTTGAACGACGCGGGATCGTCGAGCACCTCTCCATCGCGATTGCCGAGGATGTTGGTGGAGTACCAGCCTAACAGGCCTAACATGCGCGCCTTGAGCGCCGGCGCGATCACCGTTTTCAGCCACGTCTGGCCGGTCTTGAAGTCCTTGCCCGAGATCGGCACGCCGCGCTCGTTCGCCAGCTGCATCAACGCCGGCGCATCGACGGCCAGGTTGGGCGCGCCGTTCGCGAACGGGACGCCTTCCATGATCGAGGCCCACGCGTACAGCATCGCGGGCGAAATCGCATCGTCGTTGCGCTCCATCGCCTTCTCGAACTGCTCCAGCGTCGCGTGCTGCGAGCCGGCCTTGATGTACGTCTCGGTCGACGCACACCAGACCATCACCAGCCGGTCGAGCTTGTGCTTCGCTTTGAAGTCACGCACGTCCTGCCGCAGCTGCTCCGCGAGATCGCGCTTCGTCTTGCCCTTCTTCACGTTCGTGCCGTTGATGCGCGTCACGTACCGGTTCTCGAACACCGCCGGCATCGGGGTGATCGCGCTCAGGAAGTCGGCGATCGGCGCGATGTGATGCTCCTCGAGCACCCCGGCCTTGCGCGCCGCCGTGAGCGCGTCGTCCGGGATCGGATCCCAGGCGCCGAACACGAGATCGTCGAGCGCGGCCAGCGGCACGAACTCCTTGATGAGCGGCGCGCGATTTTCGGTGCGCTTGCCTAACCGGATCGTCGCCATCTGCGTCAGCGAGCCGATCGGTTGCGACAGCCCGCGCCGCACGCTCTCGGTCCCCGCCATGAACGTGGTGGCAACGGCGCCGAGGCCCGGCGTGAGCACTCCGAGACGACCGGTTGCCGGTCGAGGGACTGGCCGGTTCCCGGCCGATGCGGAACCCTGCACGAACTATTCTCCTTTGGCGATGACGCGCTGTGCGGATGACGCGCTGCGACGCTTGGCAGCGCTTGCCTCGCTCAGCGCACGAACGGAAGGCGGATCCGACTCGTCACGGCGCACCGCCGCGTGTACGGCGGCTATGCGCTGGGCGGCAGTGATCCACGAGGTGACAGTCAACAGAACGATGATTGCAATGAGAACGAGCCCGCCCAACGCGAGCCCGAAGAACGCCTGCGGCGCCGACAACAACACCACGCGCTCCGGACGCTGCAGCCAGCCGACGTGCACATCGACGCCCAACGACGCCGCCCGCGCGCGTGTGTACGACGTCACGAACGTTCCGATCAAACCGAGCACGCACACCACCACCATGCCCGTCCCCACCCAGCCCGGCCGCGTCGAGAAAAACACGGCCAACCCCCCCAGCACGAACCCATCCGCTACCCGGTCCAGCGTCGAATCATAGAAAGCGCCGAACGGCGAGCTCTGGTTGGTGCGTCGAGCCACCATCCCGTCGAGCACGTCGAACAGCGCCGTCAAACCCAAAAACCAACCCCCAGTCCGAATGTGGCCCGTGCCGTAGATGATCCCTCCGGCTACCGAGCACAGCGTTCCGACCGTGGTAATGGTGTTCGGCCGAACCCCACGACGGACCAGCCACTCAGCAACGGGATTGATGAGGGCCAGATATCCGCGCGTCAGCCAATCGGGCAGTAGTCTCATTCGGCGGCCGTGCGCACCGCCTGTACCTTCATGCGCCGAACCAACACCAACCGTTGCCTCGCCCGGTCGCACACAGGCACATGCGCAACGGGCCGGAGTCTCGCTCCGGCCCGGAAATTAGCCGCCGTAAAAGCGCCGAGCAACCTTTACGGCACTTGCCAGGTGTAGGAAGACGTGAGCGTCACATCGTCGCGCGTGTACGTGTGCGTCCCGTCCGCCGTGCGTGCCTTGAGTGACACGGTGGCCCCGCTGACCACGGCGGGCACGCTCAGCGCCGACGTGCTGTTCCCCGCAACCTGTCCCGCAAGCACGTCCGATCCGCCGGTCGTGACATACACGTTCACCGGCTGCGCCAGGTTGTTCGTGACGTGGAAGGTCACGGCGGTTGCCGTCGCAGGCGCGGGCGCCGTGTTCACCTTCACACTGCGATGACAGCCAACGAGTGCGACGCCCAGAATGAGCGTCACCAGTGCTCTCTTCATTGCGTATCTCCTCTCGATAGAAACGAGGGCGGATGACGTGCCGCGAGCCGACGACGACCCGCGCCGCGTCCGGGAGAATATCCCGCTTCACCCGCTATGCACAATGGAGGCCCAATCGTTGAGCTAGCGATAGAGCTGATACTTCCTCGAGGCTTCCTCGAACCGGATTGTGGCCGCCAGCGATGCGTCGATGAGACTGTCCGGGTCGGCACCCGACAACAGCGCGACGCGCGCCGACGGCTGCCC
This genomic window contains:
- a CDS encoding thiamine pyrophosphate-dependent dehydrogenase E1 component subunit alpha, which gives rise to MASRTSSRGRSAARSRATAVTPAAQAPSAALDRAQKLELYYYMRLTRSLEERLVNLYRQTKVIGGLFRSLGQEADAVGSAYALDRSKGDFLSPLIRNLGSMLVQGAQPLEIIRQYMAKGDSPTRGRELNIHFGDLERGFIGQISHLGDMVPVMAGVTLSFKMRGQDRVGLVYIGDGATSTGAFHEGINFAAVQRCPLVVVVENNGYAYSTPTSKQTAAAEFKDKALAYGIPGEQADGNDVLATYDVTKRAVDRARRGEGVTLIELLTYRRKGHAEHDNQSYVPEGEIARWASTNDPVDRYVAYLESAEGLSAGELTEIDARVQREIDTATDLAEQSPMPEPSDALVGVYANPPSAEAPWYRQGVSSAVTANERPAAWGTFNG
- a CDS encoding inositol-3-phosphate synthase; its protein translation is MLTPGLGAVATTFMAGTESVRRGLSQPIGSLTQMATIRLGKRTENRAPLIKEFVPLAALDDLVFGAWDPIPDDALTAARKAGVLEEHHIAPIADFLSAITPMPAVFENRYVTRINGTNVKKGKTKRDLAEQLRQDVRDFKAKHKLDRLVMVWCASTETYIKAGSQHATLEQFEKAMERNDDAISPAMLYAWASIMEGVPFANGAPNLAVDAPALMQLANERGVPISGKDFKTGQTWLKTVIAPALKARMLGLLGWYSTNILGNRDGEVLDDPASFKTKEESKLSVLHTILQPEQYPELYKDFSHVVRINYYPPRGDNKEGWDNIDIKGWLGYPMQIKVNFLCRDSILAAPIVLDLALFMDFAQRAGLKGIQEWLSFYFKSPMAAPGLQPEHDLFIQQTKLKNTLRHLMGEEQITHLGMEYYAS
- a CDS encoding alpha-ketoacid dehydrogenase subunit beta; protein product: MAETTYLEAIRQALFEEMDRDPNVFVLGEDIGAYGGAFKVTDGLLAKYGESRVIDTPISEAAIVGAAAGAAHMGMRPVCEMQFIDFISCAYDMLTNYVATARYRAFLPCPIVVRGPSGGYVRGGPFHSQNPEAAFLHTPGLKIVYPSTASDAYGLLKAAIRDDDPVLYFEHKYLYRRIKEELPNGDHVVPIGKARLAREGRDLSIITYAATVWKALEAAEQLEKEDGLSVDVLDLRSLLPMDDEAIMATVKKTNRVMIVHEDTRTGGVAGEVTARITERAFAWLDAPILRVTAADVPLPYSPPLEDFVLPQTSDIVTVARQLAAY
- a CDS encoding dihydrolipoamide acetyltransferase family protein codes for the protein MSRIDVIMPQMGESIAEGTLSKWLKKVGDEVKRDEPIFEISTDKVDAEIPAPSAGVLAEILVQEGQTVPVQTVVARLETEKGALVGAGAAPSAGAGAAAGPPPAVESTPAAAELSHPSAATPSVPVHAGNGGGNSFEDRLRTKSSPLVRKIAAEHGIELTGMRGSGIAGRVTKKDIMQYLDAGGAAPRPAAPSAPSAPIAPRQAAAASLGTMWPTPTAEAGDVVEPMSKMRALISEHMALSRRTAAHVTSFMEIDFTRVARLRAKHRANFEAATGQKLTYLPFIIKAVVDGIKAFPVMNASVANDTIIYRKQVNIGVAVALDWGLIVPVIKHADDLSITGITRTLNDLAGRARAKKLNPEEVQGGTFTITNPGVFGSLMGTPIINQPQVAILGVGTIEKRPKVMTGPDGEDVIAIRTCSYFSISFDHRIIDGAIADQFLAHVKKTIETYPESGF
- a CDS encoding CDP-alcohol phosphatidyltransferase family protein, producing MRLLPDWLTRGYLALINPVAEWLVRRGVRPNTITTVGTLCSVAGGIIYGTGHIRTGGWFLGLTALFDVLDGMVARRTNQSSPFGAFYDSTLDRVADGFVLGGLAVFFSTRPGWVGTGMVVVCVLGLIGTFVTSYTRARAASLGVDVHVGWLQRPERVVLLSAPQAFFGLALGGLVLIAIIVLLTVTSWITAAQRIAAVHAAVRRDESDPPSVRALSEASAAKRRSASSAQRVIAKGE